The following coding sequences are from one Leishmania braziliensis MHOM/BR/75/M2904 complete genome, chromosome 36 window:
- the SCG4 gene encoding phosphoglycan beta 1,3 galactosyltransferase 4, producing MAGGRPDQEAKGLPVFATTSAPLGLMGPMLFAMASVTDDVDVAAELPLWSWVSRSYAQQRHLANASLRKSKSTQPQHLVVMGIPSTDQPMRYPLRDAQRATWLTYREVARAENNFTGALLQLYVFAAAERRSDDSPRDTVDTAQLAPTVNEYATASLQRLAVEGGDTTNAPSYVQRRVVLRDGWRDVSKADGAVWESPCIGVKASVVSPEGIVGGATSLTKLSSALSLPATPAFTSAARYMCHVSTALWQEALHHRNSLWLDLLTDRHPTTNKKMGMSNSWGVPTEVGMSQKVVIWLNYAYTAFPDVPYLMKGDDDMYLKVPQYLSDLRYTQQGEWGRPRSLMATIPHGDVIPATLGIDGTKDCLYRVWRLYYGDIIYGNGVGYILDRRLVQAALNPFDGSNVLLLKLLTEPYNSSLHNEYLSLIMQYEDVLVGKQVKDHLGAVRQLCPGRRVCYMADRRSRAHQILRPVPSRLTWNSVITHFGMPAIPYYVHYFHKNELKVAEEAKRLIERGFDVNAIEANATKCMEDWVASQVPKTLVGLGSVLDLSWVRGKPRTTYVVAEGDDVAVYDVRYKRAKAHIAKCIWVSG from the coding sequence ATGGCCGGCGGTAGACCAGATCAGGAGGCCAAAGGACTTCCTGTGTTTGCGACGACATCTGCGCCGCTGGGCCTCATGGGGCCGATGCTGTTTGCGATGGCGAGCGTGACGGACGACGTGGACGTcgccgcggagctgccgctgtggtcaTGGGTGAGCCGGTcgtacgcgcagcagcgccacctcgccaacgcgtcgctgcggaagAGCAAGAgtacgcagccgcagcacttGGTGGTGATGGGCATACCCTCAACAGACCAGCCAATGCGCTATCCGCTGCGGGATGCGCAGCGCGCGACGTGGCTGACGTACCGCGAGGTTGCGCGCGCCGAGAATAACTTCACTGGCGCGCTGCTACAGCTGTACGTattcgctgctgcagagcgtCGTTCTGACGACTCGCCGCGCGACACCGTGGACACGGCGCAGCTCGCTCCAACGGTGAACGAGTACGCTACGGCGAGCTTACAGCGGCTGGCGGTAGAGGGCGGCGACACCACCAATGCACCCAGCTACGTGCAGCGTCGCGTGGTGTTGCGTGATGGATGGCGCGACGTCTCCAAAGCCGATGGCGCCGTGTGGGAGTCGCCTTGCATCGGTGTGAAGGCCTCCGTGGTGAGTCCAGAGGGAATTGTGGGCGGGGCTACGTCACTTACGAAgctctcctctgcgctgtcgctgccggcgACACCCGCCTTCACTTCGGCGGCGCGGTACATGTGCCACGTATCcactgcgctgtggcaggaggcgctgcaccatcGCAACTCGCTGTGGCTCGATTTGTTGACGGACCGCCATCCGACTACAAACAAGAAGATGGGCATGTCTAACTCGTGGGGTGTTCCGACGGAAGTCGGGATGAGCCAAAAGGTCGTGATATGGCTAAACTACGCGTACACTGCCTTCCCAGACGTGCCGTACTTGATGAAGGGCGATGACGACATGTACCTGAAGGTACCGCAGTACCTCAGCGACCTACGCTACACGCAACAGGGTGAGTGGGGGAGACCGCGTAGCTTGATGGCGACCATTCCGCACGGCGACGTTATACCGGCGACGCTGGGCATCGATGGCACGAAGGATTGCCTGTATCGAGTGTGGCGGCTGTACTACGGTGACATCATATATGGCAACGGGGTGGGCTACATTCTGGACCGACGCCTCGTACAAGCTGCGCTGAACCCATTTGATGGCAGCAATGTTCTTCTGCTCAAGCTGTTGACCGAGCCGTACAATTCCAGCCTGCACAACGAATACCTCAGCTTGATCATGCAGTATGAAGATGTGCTTGTGGGGAAACAGGTGAAAGACCACCTCGGGGCTGTGAGGCAGTTGTGCCcggggcggcgcgtgtgctACATGGCGGACAGGAGGTCCCGGGCACACCAGATTCTGCGACCAGTACCTTCCAGACTCACATGGAACTCGGTGATAACGCACTTTGGAATGCCAGCGATACCCTACTATGTCCACTACTTCCACAAGAACGAGCTCaaggtggcagaggaggcgaagcgcctGATTGAGCGGGGGTTCGATGTGAATGCAATTGAGGCGAATGCTACAAAGTGCATGGAAGACTGGGTGGCGTCCCAGGTACCGAAGACCCTGGTGGGCCTAGGAAGCGTACTCGATCTGAGCTGGGTACGCGGCAAGCCACGCACCACGTATGTTGTGGCCGAGGGGGACGACGTCGCGGTGTATGATGTTCGGTACAAACGCGCCAAAGCGCACATTGCCAAGTGTATTTGGGTGTCGGGCTAG